A segment of the Arachis hypogaea cultivar Tifrunner chromosome 5, arahy.Tifrunner.gnm2.J5K5, whole genome shotgun sequence genome:
AGAAACTCAATGGGTCTTCTATGAACCTCAAGATTAAAGATGTTGTCTCACTCTTTTAAGACCTTTACTCTTCTTCTTGTAAGTTGATTTATTTTTTAGTGGAACATTTTCAATACTATTATTCATTTGATGTCCAAATATGAACGGTAAATTTATttctaagaaaataaaataactataCATTTGAGCTAACAAAAAACCTAAATTTAAACCAATTAGAAAACAATAATCtgattttaaaatactaaaaagcTCTTATAACAAAcgagtttaggttaattaagtaGTTAATTTATTTGTCCACTTAAAACTTTAAATAAATATCattgatttaaattttcttttgttcatgcaccaatttattaagaataatgttatatatctaaatttttttgttaactaagtttaacaaaattaatttaacataataaaaattagttataattagtattatttcaagatttattatttaatttgattggaCTTAATTTATAAAGAGATTTTGATGTATAACATTATTCATCTATTAACTAATAGCGAATTCTTAAATTGAGTTTCGATTTGCGACTAATTGAATTTTTGTCTGCAAGATTGaataatattatcaaaaaaatacacttgtaataaatttttttttatctctgaCCATTTACTCCAAGAAAAAGATAatgttttagaataaaaaaaatctcttATCTGAATTTTTAACCATTCAAATAATTAATCTAAATAATTCTTTAGATAACCATTCACAAAATTTGGTTATACTAATTATTTAAATAGTTAAGAtcgattaaaaaattttaaattataaaagactATTTTATCTTTGAAACATTAcgatcaaattttgaaaaaatatttttttaactttaaaaagtaaaaatttaaatttcattttaaaaaattaaaatatccttTTGGTTCATTTTAAATAgactaaaatattcttttaaaatcaaaattatttaatttgtcttaaaaatttaattttttttaaaaataactaaatatccCAAAAAAATATACGCAGTAGCTTTAAATTTGAAAGACAAAATGTGTTATTAGCATAGTTTTAAAAATCGAACTGGATCGGTCAGTTCAATTTGGTTAACCGGAACCGGTCACCAAACTGATACGAGTGAATCTATAAATCGTTTGACAGAAAATTGGTTATAGAATCGATCGAACCGGTAGTTAATCGGTGAATCGATAAAACGTCTGTTTTTTGGAGGATTTTCGGTTCGAAAATAAACCCTCCAAACGACGCCATTTTatccttaaaaaaaaagaaaaattgtaaaacGTCAAAActgaaaagtctaaaccctaAAGACCTAAATCAATCCCCGTAAGGCCGTAACCCATCTTCTTCACAAACTCATCTCTCCTCTTTTCTCTGAGAATCGCGCAGCCACCAATCACGCAGCCTCCGCATCCTGCCGCCACCGCATTCTGTAGCCACCACAGCGACGGATTTGACCACAGCAGCCCCACCGCGTCGTTGTCATCGCGGAGCTCGCCTTCTCTGTGTTTGCCGGTGTCACGTTCTCTGTCGTCGCCGTTGCTCGCTGCCGGTAAGTAATACTCTGTTCCATGTTTTGCACTTTGCAGCCATCTCCTCGACATCTGCTTCCTGCTTTGTTCCATGTTTTTGATTTTCTGTTCTGATTTTTTATTCAAGTGTTCATGATTTTTTTAGCTGAGGTTATTATTTGCTgaggttattaatttatttttgctgAGGTTATTTTTTTCTGTTCTGATTTTCTGTTCAAGTGTTCATGATTTTTTTTGCTGGGTTAGTACTTGTTTGCTGaggttattaatttatttgttattctATTCATGATTTGGTTGCTGAGGTTATTGTTTGCTGGTTTAGTAATTGTTTGCTGAAGTTATTGATTGCTGGTTTAGTTTTATTGTGGGGTTGGCTGAgttaattttgttcataattttctGTGGGATTCGCTGATTTTACTAGGGAGTTTGTTGATTTAAGTTTTACTGTGGAGTTTGTGGAGTTTGCTGAGTTTTACTAGTGTAGACGAGGTTTCTATCAACTTTGAGAGGAACAAGACCAGGATATTGATCAGAGTTTACGCTTTTGAATTTCTTGTTGAGATTCTGTGCAAAAGGTGTGTCATTTCTAGCAGGAAGTTGAAGTTGAGGAAAAGAAGGGATCAGTGTTTGAGATGCCTTTATATTGGAATATAGTTGTGATGATTTTATTGTCAACTAAGATTGGAGCATCCATAAAGACCCTTTGCAGCCATGAAGTATCTGCTTGGAATAATGTTCACATGAACTAAAACATGTGGTTTGTTATAGTCCAATTAATATGAAACTTATGGTGAATggttttgttaaattttgatgGATGATAGTTGgtgttttattaaattatgattgattatgtttttttaaatatttaaaattatatatttaatttttaataattttatttaatattaattaaaccgATTGAATTTCGGTTGAATTTCGGTCGAATCACTAAACCAATCATTCTATTAGTTTATTGACCGGTTCGGTTCTCGCAATGTTGGTTATCAATAGCGGTGCAAAATGGGTTAGTCGTCCCATTCAGTCTTGCCTAATGAGGCGGTATcaaatttttatcctattttatttaatggTGGATTAATAAGTTAGTGAGTCAAGCCcaccaatttttgttttcatattttttaagccattaaatattaaaaatatatataattttataaatattttaatatcttaaaatttttttttaaaaaaattataattgttaaattcatgaattttaaaatttttataattttaaatatctaataaatataattattaattaagttttttaaaataaaatcatagaatAATAAGTTCAACAAATAAGCATGTTCACTcttttaaaattcattaaaatttatgaattaaacatgcaaattaaacaaacttttTTATTACGAcgatttcaaatttttagttcgacctatttttacttttattgtcAAATTATACAAATCAATCTGACGAATTTTAGTTCATTTGCCACTCTTAGTGCTGATCAGGTTCAAATTGGAAACATAACGAATAAATAAGCATCAAAATATGAAGTCAAATTATTGCCACACACATTTATACGTGTTTACTTCTGGAGTGTAAAGAAAATAAATAGGCATCAAAATATTAAGTAATATGCCAAACTCATTTATACCTGTCTACTTCTAGCGGTTGTAGGCAGCAAACCAACGGCTTTTCTGAGTTCATTGATTAATGGTAATTCTTGTAGTTTTTGCTAGggtgatttttgttttttattataaaataattaaaattaaaaaaataatattttttaactaagttcaatacttataaaaaatttatttgatgaacttatttatcaaaataatccATTTTTAATGCCCCTAAAGATTTATAGGATAAAAAATTTCAGATATAGCAAAAGAACCACAACAAAAATAGATTTTAGATAATGTCAAAGTACTTTtacgttttaaaattttttgaacatTTCTCTTGTAATAATGGCAAAGAAATTATAAAGAATGTTTTTGATAATTTACTCTTGATAAAATTATCAAACTCTCatggttaaataaaataaataaataaataaatctttgaTCTTTTTATCTCTAAATAtttaagtattttaaaatttaaaaatatatttaaatatttaattttttaaaatttaaacatatcGATTTCTCATGTTAATCAAACGTGATTTCTAGTTGATACGAATACacacatataaaattttttaaaatagaataaattaaactcaaaaatttatatattcaaattttaaaaaaattaaaaattttcaaatatttaaatgtTTGCAAACTAAAATCTCAGCATCAATTTATCCTTTTttcgagtaaaaaaaaaaaaaaaacagccacctaattacctaaataaaataaatgcttGTAAGAATTTGTATTTGTAAGGCTGAGCATAGCCACACAAACTCACACTCACTCACACCTGCAACCTGCAATGGCTTCCTTTTCTCCTCCAACTcacttcccagccacaacttccACTCTCACCAACCGCCGCAATCCCGTTTTCCTCACCACTCTCTCACACACCAACAACTTCTCTCCCTTCAAGTCTTCACTTATCAGTGAAGCTGCCACTGAACCATCCCCGTCGCCGGAGCAGGGCAATGGCTCTGTTGCTGCAGTAGCGCCGACCACCACAAAGGTCCCGGAAGTGAATCCTTTTGGAGACCCAAGATGGGTTGGAGGCACGTGGGACCTCACCCAGTTTCAGAAGAATGGCAACACTGATTGGGACTCTGTTATTGATGCTGGTaacttaatcaattttaatttctagTTAGTTTCATAACTCTGACTTGTTAAATGCTGAAATCTAAATGACCCTCATGATTCTCCTCCAATGCATGCTGCCAACTGCAAAGAATTTGGATCACTAGCTGAAATTTCTATCTGCTAGTCAATACTTTCTTTTGCTGGGTTCCAAGTAGAATCTGATTTCAATTTGTTGTGTAACATCTTTCAAGTGAATCTTTTTCAGTAACATCTGATACTACTTGTTCAAAGATTGTGTAATGTCTAATATGTCCTTTTTCTAGATTACTCTGAAGCATTGGAGATCTATTAGACTATAACAAACAAGATCATATGTAAACATGTTTTGAGTTTTGAGAATGATATTGTTAGCCATAAGAATTGGAGTTTCCTTGTCATATATACATGTCAGAAACTTGTTAAGATTCGCAATTTGATAGAAGATGTGGTGTTCATATGTTGtagtttttttttctaataaattgtTTTCAGAGGCTAGTAGGAGGAAATGGCTTGAGGACAATCCGGAGTCATCCAGTAACGATAACCCTGTAGTTTTCGACACCTCCATTATACCTTGGTGGGCATGGATGAAAAGGTTCCATCTCCCAGAAGCTGAGCAACTTAATGGTTAGTACTTAGCACTTGATTTCGATGGGATAAAGAAGTTTTTTGAGCCAGCATGATTATAGAAATCTTTGCTTTTCCGAGTTTCACGCAGGTCGCGCTGCAATGATAGGATTCTTTATGGCCTATTTCGTCGATAGCTTGACCGGAGTTGGCCTAGTCGACCAGACGAATAACTTCTTTTGCAAGACTCTTTTGTTCGTAGCCGTTTCCGGAGTACTTCTGATCCGAAAGAATGAGGACATTGAAACTCTTAAGAAGCTGTGGGAAGAGACTACATTCTATGACAAACAATGGCAAGCAACTTGGCAGGATCAGAACTCAAACACTCTCAAACAAGATTAATGGATTTGATTCTTTTGCAGTTCCCTTTGTCTCATGTTTTTCTTAATGCAGTACTGTTCTGATCTGTTTTCTTACTTTTCATCTTAATGAAGAAGAGTGAAGCATGTTTCTGTGTTTTCAAGTTAAAATCTGTGTTTCTTGTAATAGAGTGACTCCTTTCTTAGACATGTGCAAAACTAATTAACAAACAAATTGCATTGTCTATTAGAATTTCAGCATATCATACATATCTCATACTAAACAGCAAGCTAAACTTTTATTGTAATCTTCCATTATCTATGAGAACATTTGCTGCTTCTATTATAATCTACACTTCTACATAAGCAGCATTTTCCCTTCAACACCATGCAAAATTTAGGTAAATCTCTTGTATAATTTTAAAATGTTCTTGTAGTCAAGGAATAGCGGCAAAAGGGAAAATCTTTGAGTGAACTGGCAATATGTACTTTCTCCAATTTATTTGGGAGGGGGATTTGGAAATATtgaaccaagaaaaaaaaaactttttatttcACTTCAATGCTAATCATTAAGATAGAATATATGAAACCTAAATTTGGTAGGAGGGGGGGAAATATTAATACAGAAGTGAAAATTAAATAAAGCATCCTATCATAAGTAAAGATATTTAGGCATGTTGATGTGATGTTTAGAAAGATGAACAATTAAATATACGGATGAATAAGGAATGGAAATATAAGAAAGAAAATTAGGACAGTATCTATTATTGAAAAAAGATTATATAACATGCAATGAAAAATAGAAGATCTAAAAAGATAACatacaaaataatcaaaagagTTTCATATATAATAGACTTCATTATAAATATGATATATGATAAAACACAATGACACTATTTAATTCATATACTTCAACTCACCTGAAATCGGTAAGAAGTAAATTGTAGGAAAGGGAAATTCTTGTATGAACACACCAATGGCCAACTGAATAGACTTTCAGATACTTGTGACTATATATGGTAGTCAATACTTAATAGTAAGCATAATGTCATATTTTGAGGTTGTCAGTACTTGTGACCAATAACAGAAAGGTTATcgaccaaaagaagaaaaaatgacgAGAACATCATCTTGTTTTGTGAACAAGCTAAGCAAGTCATTTGGGATATTATCTGTGATCAGGGAATCCAAAGAGATGAAATCTGAAATAGGATGCTTGCACGTCTCATTATTAAAGGATGATGTCTATGCTAATGAATCTTTTGGATTACTACATTAATCTGCTTCTTAATTATTACTATTCTATAATTAAATTTAGGATTATGAGGTTTAGTTTCTCATTGTGACAAGTGGATATATATccgtaataatataatattatgatGGACCACCCTATATATTCTCAAGTTAAATTTCTAcactttattttctttattaattatgTTATGGTTTATTGTGAGAACAGGTTTACAAATCAGATTAGATGATTATATATTGACCCTTTTGGTGTAAGAGGTGTTATTGATGGAGCTGCTATAGTGTACTTCAGCTACATAGGCAGAAGAAATCAAAGACGCTTCAAAGAGCCTCCCTATTGCTTTATTGCCTAATGGCTCTGTCTCTTTGCTTCATGCTTCCTTACAACAAGGTTAGCTAGCTACAACTATGAGATTAATTAGATTGATTTAGAAATGTagcaattaatttaattagatatcAGATAAAGCATCATATTCAATGGCACTGAGAAGGATAGGATGTGGTGGTAGCCATGTTAGGACAA
Coding sequences within it:
- the LOC112800379 gene encoding light-harvesting complex-like protein 3 isotype 2, chloroplastic, coding for MASFSPPTHFPATTSTLTNRRNPVFLTTLSHTNNFSPFKSSLISEAATEPSPSPEQGNGSVAAVAPTTTKVPEVNPFGDPRWVGGTWDLTQFQKNGNTDWDSVIDAEASRRKWLEDNPESSSNDNPVVFDTSIIPWWAWMKRFHLPEAEQLNGRAAMIGFFMAYFVDSLTGVGLVDQTNNFFCKTLLFVAVSGVLLIRKNEDIETLKKLWEETTFYDKQWQATWQDQNSNTLKQD